One window of the Candidatus Microbacterium colombiense genome contains the following:
- a CDS encoding ABC transporter permease, with protein MSVALPPAQGGGIIDTVAIAQADLKDGPGGFWRDVFRRLRRNPTAWVGAGIVLLFILVAGLAPLIAPYPETALPGAKFITPTHIPGPGELPEFPLGLDRFGGDVLSKLIWGAQASLLIGVISTALGLVGGMLLGLLAGTFGGWVDTLIMRVVDIILSVPNLLLAVSIAAILGQTPFAVMIAIGASQVPIFARLLRASMLQQRSSDYVLSAQTLGLGRGSITMSHVLPNAIGPVIVQGTLTLATAVIDAAALSFLGLGGGRPETAEWGRMLTYAQAELAIAPWLAFLPGICIAVTALGFTLFGEALREAMDPRTRAR; from the coding sequence ATGAGCGTCGCACTTCCTCCTGCCCAGGGTGGCGGGATCATCGACACCGTCGCCATCGCCCAGGCCGATCTGAAGGACGGCCCCGGCGGCTTCTGGCGCGATGTGTTCCGCCGCCTGCGTCGCAATCCGACCGCATGGGTCGGGGCGGGCATCGTCCTGCTCTTCATCCTCGTGGCGGGGCTGGCGCCCCTGATCGCCCCGTATCCGGAGACCGCGCTGCCGGGGGCGAAATTCATCACCCCGACGCACATCCCCGGACCCGGTGAGCTGCCCGAGTTCCCGCTCGGACTCGACCGCTTCGGCGGAGACGTGCTGTCGAAACTCATCTGGGGTGCGCAGGCCTCTCTGCTCATCGGTGTGATCTCGACCGCGCTCGGCCTCGTCGGCGGCATGCTGCTCGGCCTGCTCGCCGGCACCTTCGGGGGCTGGGTCGACACGCTCATCATGCGCGTCGTCGACATCATCCTCTCGGTGCCGAACCTGCTGCTGGCGGTGTCGATCGCGGCGATCCTGGGGCAGACGCCCTTCGCGGTCATGATCGCGATCGGTGCCTCGCAGGTGCCGATCTTCGCCCGTCTGCTGCGCGCATCCATGCTGCAGCAACGCTCCAGCGACTACGTGCTCTCGGCGCAGACCCTGGGTCTGGGACGAGGCTCGATCACGATGTCGCACGTGCTCCCGAACGCGATCGGACCGGTGATCGTGCAGGGAACCCTCACGCTCGCCACGGCCGTCATCGACGCCGCGGCACTCTCGTTCCTCGGCCTCGGCGGAGGGCGACCGGAGACGGCGGAATGGGGGCGCATGCTCACCTACGCGCAGGCCGAACTGGCGATCGCTCCGTGGTTGGCGTTCCTCCCCGGTATCTGCATCGCGGTCACCGCGCTCGGCTTCACCCTGTTCGGTGAAGCGCTGCGCGAAGCCATGGACCCGAGGACGAGGGCGCGATGA
- a CDS encoding ABC transporter ATP-binding protein, translating to MSNARLLSVQNLAVDFTTMDGVVHAVEGVDLEIAAGQTVAIVGESGSGKSTTAMAIIGLLAGGGRVAAGSIRLDGKEIAHAPEHELRSIRGRDIGLVPQDPMSNLNPVAKIGTQVAETLLAHGLATRQNVQQKVVEALTAAGLPDPERRAKQYPHEFSGGMRQRALIAIGLACKPRLLIADEPTSALDVTVQQTILDQIGAMTRDLGTAVLLITHDLGLAAERAERVIVMHRGKVVEQGDARQILESPQHPYTQSLVKAAPSVAAARLRPEAFRVEDRPAADAAPDDAPAAPADNIVEIENLTKVYPVRGQKEDFVAVNDVSLAIPRGETVAIVGESGSGKTTTARMLLKVIEPTSGLIRFEGKDVSSLSKADTKDFRQRVQPIFQDPYSSLNPMFTIERLISEPLDFYRRGSSTERRARVRQLLDDVALPQSMLRRYPSELSGGQRQRVAIARALALSPDLIVCDEPVSALDVLVQDQILTLLGDLQREYGLSYLFISHDLAVVRLISDYVCVMKDGALVEAASSEEIFTNARDPYTRRLLASIPGNELNIAS from the coding sequence ATGTCGAATGCACGCCTGCTGTCGGTGCAGAACCTCGCGGTGGACTTCACCACGATGGACGGCGTCGTTCACGCCGTCGAGGGCGTCGACCTCGAGATCGCGGCCGGTCAGACCGTCGCGATCGTGGGGGAGTCCGGATCGGGCAAATCCACCACGGCGATGGCGATCATCGGACTGCTCGCGGGCGGCGGGCGTGTGGCCGCCGGGAGCATCCGCCTCGACGGGAAGGAGATCGCGCACGCGCCGGAGCACGAGCTGCGGTCGATCCGCGGGCGCGACATCGGTCTGGTCCCGCAGGATCCGATGTCGAACCTGAACCCGGTGGCCAAGATCGGCACCCAGGTCGCCGAGACGCTGCTCGCGCACGGGCTGGCCACGCGCCAGAACGTGCAGCAGAAGGTCGTCGAGGCTCTCACCGCGGCCGGCCTGCCGGATCCGGAGCGCCGGGCGAAGCAGTACCCGCACGAGTTCTCCGGTGGCATGCGACAGCGTGCGCTCATCGCGATCGGCCTGGCGTGCAAGCCCCGGCTGCTGATCGCCGACGAGCCGACCAGCGCGCTCGACGTGACGGTGCAGCAGACGATCCTCGACCAGATCGGAGCCATGACCCGCGACCTCGGGACGGCGGTGCTGCTGATCACGCACGACCTCGGCCTCGCGGCCGAGCGTGCGGAGCGCGTGATCGTGATGCACCGGGGCAAGGTGGTGGAGCAGGGGGATGCGCGACAGATCCTCGAGTCCCCGCAGCATCCGTACACGCAGTCGCTCGTGAAGGCGGCCCCATCGGTCGCCGCTGCGCGACTGCGCCCGGAGGCGTTCCGCGTCGAGGATCGGCCTGCGGCGGATGCCGCGCCGGATGATGCCCCGGCGGCGCCCGCCGACAACATCGTCGAGATCGAGAACCTCACGAAGGTCTACCCCGTGCGCGGGCAGAAGGAGGACTTCGTCGCCGTGAACGACGTCTCGCTCGCGATCCCACGCGGCGAGACGGTGGCGATCGTGGGGGAGTCGGGTTCCGGGAAGACGACCACGGCGCGCATGCTGCTCAAGGTGATCGAGCCGACCAGCGGGCTGATCCGGTTCGAGGGGAAGGACGTGTCGTCGCTCAGCAAAGCGGACACGAAGGACTTCCGTCAGCGCGTGCAGCCGATCTTCCAGGACCCATACTCGAGCCTCAACCCGATGTTCACGATCGAACGACTCATATCCGAGCCGCTCGACTTCTATCGGCGGGGGAGCAGTACCGAACGCCGTGCCCGCGTGCGGCAGCTGCTCGACGACGTGGCGCTGCCGCAGTCGATGCTGCGGCGCTACCCCTCGGAGCTCTCGGGCGGGCAGCGGCAGCGCGTCGCGATCGCCCGGGCGCTGGCGCTCTCGCCCGACCTGATCGTGTGCGATGAGCCGGTGTCGGCGCTCGACGTGCTGGTGCAGGACCAGATCCTGACGCTGCTCGGCGACCTGCAGCGCGAGTACGGGCTGAGCTACCTGTTCATCTCGCACGACCTCGCGGTGGTCCGACTGATCAGCGACTACGTGTGCGTGATGAAGGACGGCGCGCTCGTGGAGGCCGCCTCGTCGGAGGAGATCTTCACGAATGCGCGCGACCCGTACACGCGGCGTCTGCTCGCCTCGATCCCCGGGAACGAGCTGAACATCGCCTCCTGA
- a CDS encoding ABC transporter permease, producing the protein MLRTIGRRLLFLIPTLLGLSILLFAWVRALPGGPAVALLGEKATPEAIARVNELYGFNKPLIEQYFIWIGRLLQGDFGTSIQTNRPVVDEFLRRFPATLELSVVALIFAIGVGVPLGYWAARRHGKFSDHASVVLSLVGITIPVFFLAFILKYVFAVQLGWLPSDGRQNPRIDATHPTGFYVWDGIITGEFDASWDALLHLVLPALALGTIPLAIIVRITRASVLEVQNADYVRTGRAKGVGSSTLRNHFILRNAMLPVITTIGLQTGLLISGAVLTETVFAFPGIGSFLARAIFTRDFPVLQGFIIFIAIAYALINLAVDVSYSFIDPRVRVQ; encoded by the coding sequence TTGTTGCGCACCATCGGCAGGCGACTGCTGTTCCTCATCCCCACCCTGCTCGGCCTCAGCATCCTGCTGTTCGCCTGGGTCAGGGCCCTTCCCGGCGGCCCGGCCGTCGCTCTTCTCGGCGAGAAGGCGACTCCGGAGGCCATCGCCCGAGTCAACGAGCTCTACGGCTTCAACAAGCCGCTCATCGAGCAGTACTTCATCTGGATCGGACGTCTCCTGCAGGGAGACTTCGGAACCTCGATCCAGACCAACCGCCCCGTCGTCGACGAGTTCCTGCGACGGTTCCCCGCGACCCTCGAGCTGAGCGTCGTCGCGCTGATCTTCGCGATCGGCGTCGGCGTCCCCCTCGGGTACTGGGCCGCCCGCCGGCACGGCAAGTTCAGCGACCACGCGTCCGTGGTGCTGAGCCTGGTCGGCATCACCATCCCGGTGTTCTTCCTGGCGTTCATCCTCAAGTACGTCTTCGCGGTCCAGTTGGGCTGGTTGCCGTCGGACGGACGACAGAATCCACGGATCGATGCCACCCATCCCACGGGCTTCTACGTGTGGGACGGCATCATCACGGGCGAGTTCGACGCCTCCTGGGATGCGCTCCTGCATCTCGTGCTGCCCGCGCTCGCACTCGGCACGATCCCGCTCGCGATCATCGTGCGCATCACGAGGGCGAGCGTCCTCGAGGTGCAGAACGCGGATTACGTGCGAACGGGTCGCGCGAAGGGCGTCGGATCGTCGACGCTGCGCAACCACTTCATCCTGCGCAACGCCATGCTGCCCGTGATCACGACGATCGGCCTGCAGACCGGTCTTCTCATCTCGGGGGCGGTGCTCACCGAGACGGTGTTCGCCTTCCCGGGCATCGGATCGTTCCTCGCCCGGGCGATCTTCACGCGTGACTTCCCTGTGCTGCAGGGATTCATCATCTTCATCGCGATCGCCTACGCCCTGATCAACCTGGCCGTCGACGTGTCGTACAGCTTCATCGATCCGAGAGTGAGGGTGCAGTGA
- a CDS encoding DNA-directed RNA polymerase subunit beta has product MAAARNASTSTTTKNGRGASRLSFAKISDTLTVPDLLALQTESFGWLVGNDAWKARVAEAKKAGRTDVNENSGLGEIFEEISPIEDLGETMQLSFTNPYLEPEKYSIEECKERGKTYAAPLYVEAEFMNHLTGEIKTQTVFMGDFPLQTGKGTFIINGSERVVVSQLVRSPGVYFDKTPDKTSDKDIVSARVIPSRGAWLEFEIDKRDQVGVRVDRKRKQSVTVFLKALGMTSEEILAEFAGYTSIEETLAKDTIVTKEDALRDIYRKLRPGEQVAAEAARALLDNFYFNPKRYDLAKVGRYKINHKLGLDQPLNSSVLTVEDIVATIKYLVRLHAGTEETFSGIRSGKKAEIRLATDDIDNFGNRRIRAVGELIQNQVRTGLSRMERVVRERMTTQDIEAITPQTLINVRPVVAAIKEFFGTSQLSQFMDQNNPLAGLTNKRRLSALGPGGLSRDRAGVEVRDVHPSHYGRMCPIETPEGPNIGLIGALATFARINSFGFIETPYRKVEGGAVTEHIDYLTASEEVDFNIAQANAPLDAKGRFLESHVLARPKGGSGEVDMFLPEDIGYIDVSPRQMVSVATSLVPFLEHDDAQRALMGANMQRQAVPLLRSDSPLVGTGMEGYTAIDAGDVLTAEKPGVVSEVSADRVVVMLDEGGTQEYHLRKFDRSNQGTSYNQKVVVNAGERVEVGEVIADGPATENGELALGKNLLVAFMTWEGYNFEDAIILSQDLVKDDTLSSIHIEEYEVDARDTKLGKEEITRDLPNVSPELLKDLDERGIIRIGAEVRPGDILVGKVTPKGETELSAEERLLRAIFNEKSREVRDTSLKVPHGEQGTIIAVKEFNAEDGDDELGSGVNRRVVVYIAQKRKITEGDKLAGRHGNKGVIAKILPIEDMPFLADGTPVDIVLNPLGIPGRMNFGQVLETHLGWIAKQGWKVEGKPEWAARLPEQAFEAAPGTKVATPVFDGASEEEIAGLLDVTTPTRDGVRLIDSTGKTQLFDGRSGEPFPAPISVGYMYILKLHHLVDDKIHARSTGPYSMITQQPLGGKAQFGGQRFGEMEVWALEAYGAAYALQELLTIKSDDILGRVKVYEAIVKGENIQEPGIPESFKVLMKEMQSLCLNVEVLSADGTLVNLRDTDDEAFRAAEELGINISSRFEAASIDEI; this is encoded by the coding sequence TTGGCTGCTGCTCGCAACGCATCCACATCCACCACCACCAAGAACGGACGCGGAGCTTCCCGTCTTTCGTTCGCCAAGATCTCCGACACGCTGACGGTCCCTGACCTTCTCGCACTGCAGACCGAGTCCTTCGGTTGGCTCGTCGGTAACGACGCCTGGAAGGCGCGCGTTGCCGAGGCCAAGAAGGCCGGCCGCACCGACGTGAACGAGAACAGCGGCCTCGGCGAGATCTTCGAGGAGATCTCCCCGATCGAGGACCTCGGCGAGACGATGCAGCTGTCGTTCACGAACCCGTACCTCGAGCCGGAGAAGTACTCGATCGAGGAGTGCAAGGAGCGTGGCAAGACCTACGCCGCTCCGCTGTACGTCGAGGCCGAGTTCATGAACCACCTCACGGGTGAGATCAAGACGCAGACGGTCTTCATGGGCGACTTCCCGCTCCAGACCGGCAAGGGCACGTTCATCATCAACGGCTCCGAGCGCGTCGTCGTGTCGCAGCTCGTGCGCTCGCCCGGTGTCTACTTCGACAAGACCCCCGACAAGACGTCCGACAAGGACATCGTGTCGGCGCGCGTCATCCCGAGCCGTGGTGCATGGCTCGAGTTCGAGATCGACAAGCGCGACCAGGTCGGCGTGCGCGTCGACCGCAAGCGCAAGCAGTCCGTCACCGTGTTCCTCAAGGCGCTGGGCATGACCAGCGAGGAGATCCTCGCGGAGTTCGCCGGCTACACCTCGATCGAGGAGACGCTCGCGAAGGACACCATCGTCACGAAGGAAGATGCGCTCCGCGACATCTACCGCAAGCTGCGTCCGGGCGAGCAGGTCGCCGCCGAGGCCGCCCGTGCGCTGCTGGACAACTTCTACTTCAACCCGAAGCGCTACGACCTGGCGAAGGTGGGTCGATACAAGATCAACCACAAGCTCGGTCTCGACCAGCCGCTGAACTCGTCGGTGCTGACCGTCGAGGACATCGTCGCGACGATCAAGTACCTCGTGCGTCTGCACGCCGGTACCGAAGAGACGTTCTCGGGCATCCGCTCGGGCAAGAAGGCCGAGATCCGTCTCGCGACCGACGACATCGACAACTTCGGCAACCGTCGTATCCGCGCGGTGGGCGAGCTCATCCAGAACCAGGTCCGCACCGGTCTGTCCCGCATGGAGCGCGTCGTCCGCGAGCGCATGACCACGCAGGACATCGAGGCCATCACGCCGCAGACCCTGATCAACGTGCGCCCCGTCGTCGCCGCGATCAAGGAGTTCTTCGGAACCTCGCAGCTGTCGCAGTTCATGGACCAGAACAACCCGCTCGCCGGTCTGACGAACAAGCGTCGTCTGTCCGCGCTCGGCCCCGGTGGTCTCTCGCGTGACCGCGCCGGTGTCGAGGTCCGTGACGTCCACCCCTCGCACTACGGCCGCATGTGCCCGATCGAGACCCCGGAAGGCCCGAACATCGGTCTGATCGGTGCTCTCGCGACGTTCGCGCGCATCAACTCGTTCGGCTTCATCGAGACCCCGTACCGCAAGGTCGAAGGCGGCGCCGTCACCGAGCACATCGACTACCTCACGGCTTCCGAAGAGGTCGACTTCAACATCGCGCAGGCCAACGCCCCGCTCGATGCCAAGGGTCGCTTCCTCGAGAGCCACGTGCTGGCCCGCCCCAAGGGCGGCAGCGGCGAGGTCGACATGTTCCTCCCGGAGGACATCGGCTACATCGACGTCTCCCCGCGCCAGATGGTGTCGGTCGCGACCTCGCTCGTGCCGTTCCTCGAGCACGACGACGCACAGCGCGCCCTCATGGGTGCCAACATGCAGCGTCAGGCTGTGCCGCTGCTGCGCAGCGACTCGCCGCTCGTTGGAACCGGTATGGAGGGCTACACGGCCATCGACGCCGGCGACGTGCTCACGGCTGAGAAGCCGGGTGTCGTCTCCGAGGTCTCCGCAGACCGCGTCGTCGTCATGCTCGACGAGGGTGGGACGCAGGAATACCACCTGCGCAAGTTCGACCGCTCGAACCAGGGCACGTCGTACAACCAGAAGGTCGTCGTCAACGCCGGTGAGCGCGTCGAGGTCGGAGAGGTCATCGCCGATGGCCCCGCCACCGAAAACGGCGAGCTGGCCCTCGGAAAGAACCTCCTCGTCGCGTTCATGACGTGGGAAGGCTACAACTTCGAGGACGCGATCATCCTCAGCCAGGACCTGGTGAAGGACGACACCCTCTCCTCGATCCACATCGAGGAGTACGAGGTCGACGCGCGCGACACCAAGCTCGGCAAGGAGGAGATCACCCGTGACCTCCCCAACGTCAGCCCTGAGCTGCTGAAGGACCTCGACGAGCGCGGCATCATCCGCATCGGCGCCGAGGTTCGCCCCGGCGACATCCTCGTCGGCAAGGTCACGCCGAAGGGTGAGACCGAGCTGTCGGCCGAGGAGCGTCTGCTCCGCGCGATCTTCAACGAGAAGAGCCGCGAAGTCCGTGACACCTCGCTGAAGGTGCCCCACGGCGAGCAGGGCACGATCATCGCCGTCAAGGAGTTCAACGCCGAGGACGGCGACGACGAGCTCGGCTCCGGCGTCAACCGCCGCGTCGTGGTCTACATCGCCCAGAAGCGCAAGATCACCGAGGGTGACAAGCTCGCCGGCCGTCACGGCAACAAGGGTGTCATCGCGAAGATCCTCCCGATCGAGGACATGCCGTTCCTCGCGGACGGAACTCCGGTCGACATCGTGCTGAACCCGCTCGGCATCCCGGGTCGAATGAACTTCGGCCAGGTGCTGGAGACCCACCTCGGGTGGATCGCCAAGCAGGGCTGGAAGGTCGAAGGCAAGCCGGAGTGGGCAGCGCGTCTGCCGGAGCAGGCTTTCGAGGCCGCTCCCGGCACGAAGGTCGCCACCCCGGTGTTCGACGGTGCGAGCGAGGAGGAGATCGCCGGTCTCCTCGACGTGACCACCCCGACGCGCGACGGTGTGCGCCTGATCGACTCGACGGGCAAGACGCAGCTCTTCGACGGTCGTTCGGGTGAGCCCTTCCCGGCTCCGATCTCGGTCGGCTACATGTACATCCTGAAGCTGCACCACCTGGTCGACGACAAGATCCACGCACGTTCCACGGGTCCGTACTCGATGATCACCCAGCAGCCGCTCGGTGGTAAGGCGCAGTTCGGTGGACAGCGCTTCGGTGAGATGGAGGTGTGGGCCCTCGAGGCCTACGGCGCCGCATACGCGCTCCAGGAGCTCCTCACGATCAAGTCCGACGACATCCTCGGCCGCGTCAAGGTGTACGAGGCGATCGTCAAGGGCGAGAACATCCAGGAGCCCGGCATCCCCGAGTCCTTCAAGGTGCTCATGAAGGAGATGCAGTCGCTCTGCCTGAACGTCGAGGTGCTCTCGGCCGACGGCACGCTGGTCAACCTGCGTGACACCGACGATGAGGCCTTCCGTGCTGCGGAAGAGCTCGGAATCAACATCTCCAGCCGCTTCGAGGCCGCCTCGATCGACGAGATCTAA
- the rpoC gene encoding DNA-directed RNA polymerase subunit beta', translating into MLESNTFDELRIGLATADHIRAWSFGEVKKPETINYRTLKPEKDGLFGEQIFGPSRDWECACGKYKRVRFKGIVCERCGVEVTKSSVRRERMGHIELAAPVTHIWYFKGVPSRLGYLLDMAPKDLEKVIYFAAYMVISVDEDARHRDLGTQENNIRLELKTLGDRRDSKISERLGRLEEELAALEAEGAKADVKKKVKDAAEKEMSLIRKGADEAIAKLERVWEDFRTLEVGALRPEDDVFHELQDRFGQYFEAYMGAESIQRRLAAFDLAAEAENLRLQISEGKGQRKIRAIKRLKVVSSFLETGMSPAAMVLDVVPVIPPELRPMVQLDGGRFATSDLNDLYRRVINRNNRLRRLIDLGAPEIIVNNEKRMLQEAVDALFDNGRRGRPVTGTGNRALKSLSDMLKGKQGRFRQNLLGKRVDYSGRSVIIVGPQLKLHQCGLPKQMALELFKPFVIKRLIDLGHSQNIKAAKRAVERTRPEVWDVLEEIIRERPVLLNRAPTLHRLGIQAFEPQLVEGKAIQLHPLVCAAFNADFDGDQMAVHLPLSVEAQAEARVLMLASNNILKPSDGRPVTLPSQDMIIGLHHLTTVKAGAAGEGRAFGSVGEAILAKDEGSLDLQAKIRIRIPGLTFLEGEAPEDYDRHGLVDASLGQAIFNDTLPKGYPFVREQADKNKLSQIVNKLAEEYPKVETAASLDRIKDAGFYWATRSGVTVALSDILTPPNKAEIVAGYEKQAAKVQSQYEKGLTTDSERRQELIKIWTEATDEVQAAMKAHFPEDNTINRMVSSGARGNWLQIRNIAGMRGLVNNPKGEIIPRPIISSYREGLSVAEYFIATHGTRKGLADTALRTADSGYLTRRLVDVSQDVIIREDNCGTSKGLELPIAAVDSTGTLIRDANVENSVFARTLSSEVVDSKGEVLAAAGEDVGDVLIDKLVAAGVETIKVRSVLTCDSAVGVCAQCYGRSLATGKTVDIGEAVGIIAAQSIGEPGTQLTMRTFHTGGSASADDITQGLPRVQELFEARTPKGASPIAEADGRITIDENEKGKKVILTPDSGDEPVIYPVLKRATLLVEDGQHVTVGQPILVGTLDPKEIMRVMGAREVQRYLVGGVQGVYRSQGVPIHDKHIEVIVRQMLRKVTVVDHADTNLLPGEMVDLKRYQAINRETVAEGKRPASGRPELMGITKASLATESWLSAASFQETTRVLTQAAMEGKRDPLVGLKENVIIGKLIPAGTGLSKYRDVTVEATEEAKSERYPNRIFASDGAYADGDFGYVDFDAFSTDDITPGTYN; encoded by the coding sequence GTGCTCGAGTCAAACACTTTCGATGAGCTTCGCATCGGCCTGGCCACTGCAGACCACATTCGCGCGTGGTCCTTTGGTGAGGTCAAGAAGCCCGAAACCATCAATTACCGCACCCTGAAGCCGGAGAAGGACGGTCTCTTCGGAGAGCAGATCTTCGGCCCGTCCCGCGACTGGGAGTGCGCCTGCGGAAAGTACAAGCGCGTCCGCTTCAAGGGCATCGTCTGCGAGCGCTGCGGCGTGGAGGTCACCAAGAGCTCCGTCCGTCGTGAGCGCATGGGTCACATCGAGCTCGCCGCTCCCGTCACCCACATCTGGTACTTCAAGGGCGTGCCCTCGCGTCTGGGCTACCTGCTCGACATGGCGCCGAAGGACCTCGAGAAGGTCATCTACTTCGCCGCGTACATGGTGATCTCGGTCGACGAGGATGCTCGTCACCGCGACCTGGGCACGCAGGAGAACAACATCCGCCTCGAGCTCAAGACTCTCGGCGACCGCCGCGACTCGAAGATCTCGGAGCGCCTCGGACGCCTGGAGGAGGAGCTCGCTGCCCTCGAGGCCGAGGGTGCCAAGGCCGACGTCAAGAAGAAGGTCAAGGACGCCGCCGAGAAGGAGATGTCGCTCATCCGCAAGGGTGCCGACGAGGCGATCGCCAAGCTCGAGCGCGTGTGGGAAGACTTCCGCACGCTCGAGGTCGGCGCGCTGCGTCCGGAAGACGACGTGTTCCACGAGCTGCAGGACCGTTTCGGTCAGTACTTCGAGGCCTACATGGGTGCCGAGTCGATCCAGCGTCGTCTCGCCGCGTTCGACCTCGCAGCCGAGGCGGAGAACCTGCGTCTGCAGATCTCCGAGGGCAAGGGCCAGCGCAAGATCCGTGCGATCAAGCGCCTCAAGGTCGTCAGCTCGTTCCTCGAGACCGGCATGAGCCCGGCCGCGATGGTCCTCGATGTCGTTCCGGTGATCCCGCCGGAGCTGCGCCCGATGGTGCAGCTCGACGGTGGCCGCTTCGCGACCTCCGACCTGAACGACCTCTACCGTCGTGTGATCAACCGAAACAACCGTCTTCGTCGTCTGATCGACCTCGGTGCCCCCGAGATCATCGTCAACAACGAGAAGCGCATGCTGCAGGAGGCCGTCGACGCACTGTTCGACAACGGTCGCCGTGGTCGTCCCGTCACCGGAACCGGCAACCGCGCCCTCAAGTCCCTGAGCGACATGCTCAAGGGTAAGCAGGGTCGCTTCCGTCAGAACCTGCTCGGAAAGCGCGTCGACTACTCGGGCCGTTCGGTCATCATCGTCGGACCGCAGCTCAAGCTGCACCAGTGCGGTCTGCCCAAGCAGATGGCTCTGGAGCTCTTCAAGCCGTTCGTGATCAAGCGCCTGATCGACCTCGGTCACTCGCAGAACATCAAGGCGGCCAAGCGCGCCGTCGAGCGCACGCGTCCCGAGGTCTGGGACGTGCTCGAGGAGATCATCCGCGAGCGTCCCGTGCTGCTCAACCGTGCGCCCACGCTGCACCGTCTCGGCATCCAGGCCTTCGAGCCTCAGCTCGTCGAGGGTAAGGCCATCCAGCTGCACCCGCTCGTCTGCGCGGCGTTCAACGCCGACTTCGACGGTGACCAGATGGCTGTTCACCTGCCGCTGTCGGTCGAGGCTCAGGCCGAGGCCCGCGTGTTGATGCTCGCGTCGAACAACATCCTGAAGCCGTCTGACGGCCGTCCGGTCACCCTGCCTTCGCAGGACATGATCATCGGTCTGCACCACCTGACCACGGTCAAGGCGGGCGCTGCCGGTGAGGGACGTGCATTCGGTTCCGTGGGCGAGGCGATCCTGGCCAAGGACGAGGGTTCCCTCGACCTGCAGGCGAAGATCCGCATCCGCATCCCCGGTCTGACGTTCCTCGAGGGCGAAGCTCCCGAGGACTACGACCGTCACGGTCTCGTCGACGCCTCGCTGGGTCAGGCCATCTTCAACGACACGCTGCCCAAGGGCTACCCGTTCGTCCGCGAGCAGGCAGACAAGAACAAGCTGTCGCAGATCGTCAACAAGCTGGCCGAGGAGTACCCCAAGGTCGAGACGGCGGCGTCGCTGGACCGCATCAAGGATGCCGGTTTCTACTGGGCAACGCGCTCCGGTGTGACCGTCGCCCTGAGCGACATCCTGACCCCGCCGAACAAGGCCGAGATCGTCGCCGGCTACGAGAAGCAGGCCGCGAAGGTCCAGTCGCAGTACGAGAAGGGTCTGACGACCGACTCCGAGCGTCGCCAGGAACTCATCAAGATCTGGACCGAGGCGACCGACGAGGTCCAGGCCGCGATGAAGGCCCACTTCCCGGAGGACAACACCATCAACCGCATGGTGTCTTCGGGTGCTCGTGGTAACTGGCTGCAGATCCGGAACATCGCCGGTATGCGCGGTCTGGTGAACAACCCCAAGGGTGAGATCATCCCGCGTCCGATCATCTCCTCGTACCGCGAGGGTCTGTCGGTTGCGGAGTACTTCATCGCGACGCACGGTACCCGTAAGGGTCTGGCCGACACCGCTCTGCGTACCGCCGACTCGGGTTACCTGACCCGTCGTCTGGTGGATGTCTCGCAGGACGTCATCATCCGCGAGGACAACTGTGGAACGTCGAAGGGCCTCGAGCTCCCGATCGCCGCGGTCGACTCGACCGGCACGCTGATCCGCGACGCCAACGTCGAGAACTCGGTGTTCGCTCGTACGCTCTCCTCCGAGGTCGTCGACAGCAAGGGCGAGGTTCTCGCCGCTGCTGGTGAAGACGTCGGTGACGTGCTGATCGACAAGCTGGTCGCGGCCGGTGTCGAGACCATCAAGGTCCGCTCCGTCCTCACCTGCGACTCCGCCGTCGGTGTCTGCGCGCAGTGCTACGGCCGTTCGCTGGCGACGGGTAAGACCGTCGACATCGGCGAGGCCGTCGGCATCATCGCGGCTCAGTCGATCGGTGAGCCCGGTACCCAGCTGACGATGCGTACCTTCCACACGGGTGGTTCGGCATCGGCGGATGACATCACGCAGGGTCTTCCCCGTGTGCAGGAGCTCTTCGAGGCGCGTACCCCCAAGGGTGCTTCGCCGATCGCTGAGGCCGATGGCCGCATCACGATCGACGAGAACGAGAAGGGCAAGAAGGTCATCCTCACGCCCGACAGCGGCGACGAGCCCGTCATCTACCCGGTGCTGAAGCGTGCGACGCTTCTCGTCGAGGACGGCCAGCACGTCACGGTCGGTCAGCCGATCCTGGTGGGCACGCTGGACCCCAAGGAGATCATGCGCGTCATGGGCGCCCGCGAGGTGCAGCGTTACCTCGTCGGTGGCGTCCAGGGCGTGTACCGCTCGCAGGGTGTGCCGATCCACGACAAGCACATCGAGGTCATCGTCCGCCAGATGCTCCGCAAGGTCACGGTCGTCGATCACGCCGACACGAACCTGCTGCCGGGTGAGATGGTCGACCTCAAGCGCTACCAGGCGATCAACCGCGAGACCGTGGCAGAGGGCAAGCGCCCCGCGTCCGGCCGTCCGGAGCTGATGGGTATCACGAAGGCGTCGCTCGCGACGGAGTCGTGGCTGTCCGCTGCATCCTTCCAGGAGACGACCCGCGTGCTCACGCAGGCCGCCATGGAGGGCAAGCGCGACCCGCTGGTCGGTCTCAAGGAGAACGTCATCATCGGAAAGCTCATCCCCGCCGGAACCGGTCTCTCGAAGTACCGCGACGTCACGGTCGAGGCGACGGAGGAAGCCAAGAGCGAGCGCTACCCGAACCGGATCTTCGCATCCGACGGTGCGTACGCCGACGGTGACTTCGGTTACGTCGACTTCGACGCGTTCTCGACGGACGACATCACCCCCGGTACCTATAACTGA